From a region of the Archocentrus centrarchus isolate MPI-CPG fArcCen1 chromosome 18, fArcCen1, whole genome shotgun sequence genome:
- the LOC115797066 gene encoding LOW QUALITY PROTEIN: coagulation factor XIII A chain-like (The sequence of the model RefSeq protein was modified relative to this genomic sequence to represent the inferred CDS: deleted 1 base in 1 codon), which produces MGNIVSVTEVLRCLGIPSQVVTNYYSAHDNDGNPKTDIILDENGRIDRNRTRDSIWNYHCWNECYMSRPDLPAGFGGWQVVDATPQETSDGMYRCGPASVQAIKHGQICFPFDAAFVFAEINSDVVFYSRSKDGTMAPVKVNRTHVGRLVLTKSPGNVTRRDITDQYKFSEDVRELVVVESKSYMKRLVEQANLHFIVTGKIRETGQIITAMKVVTLQNPKLIVRVSSGGKVNEEMIVSVEFTNPFSFSLEGVYIRMEGPGMMTPKSQYYSLITGGSSLTWTEYFTPERAGTSRVIATLDCPALRQVYGQASVTIKP; this is translated from the exons ATGGGAAACATTGTTTCAGTGACTGAAG TCCTGCGCTGCTTGGGCATCCCGTCCCAGGTCGTCACCAACTACTACTCAGCTCATGACAATGATGGAAACCCGAAGACCGACATAATCCTGGATGAAAATGGCAGGATCGATCGAAACAGAACCAGGGACTCTATCTG gaacTATCACTGCTGGAACGAGTGCTACATGTCCAGACCGGACCTCCCTGCTGGCTTTGGAGGCTGGCAAGTTGTGGATGCAACACCACAGGAGACCAGTGATG GCATGTACAGATGTGGACCTGCATCAGTCCAGGCCATCAAGCACGGACAGATCTGCTTCCCATTTGATGCTGCCTTTGTGTTTGCCGAG ATTAACAGCGATGTGGTTTTTTATTCCCGGAGTAAAGATGGAACAATGGCACCAGTTAAGGTGAACCGGACTCATGTA GGCCGCCTGGTTTTGACCAAATCTCCAGGAAATGTGACCCGCCGTGACATCACAGATCAATACAAATTCTCTGAAG ATGTGAGagagctggtggtggtggagtcAAAGAGCTACATGAAGCGTCTGGTGGAACAGGCAAACCTCCACTTTATTGTTACGGGGAAGATCAGAGAGACCGGTCAAATCATCACTGCGATGAAAGTCGTCACCCTGCAGAACCCCAAGCTAATCGTCAGG GTGTCTAGTGGAGGCAAAGTGAATGAAGAGATGATAGTGTCTGTGGAGTTTACGAACCCCTTCAGTTTCAGCCTTGAAGGTGTCTACATTCGCATGGAAGGACCGGGGATGATGACGCCAAAGTCCCAGTATTACAG TCTGATTACAGGAGGCTCTTCTCTGACCTGGACCGAGTATTTCACCCCAGAGAGGGCTGGCACAAGCAGGGTGATTGCTACTCTGGACTGTCCTGCACTCCGGCAGGTCTACGGCCAGGCATCTGTCACCATCAAGCCCTGA